In one window of Opitutus sp. GAS368 DNA:
- a CDS encoding CPXCG motif-containing cysteine-rich protein yields MHDSLNIECPHCGETFSLALDTSEGSAEFTVDCEVCCRPMTVSVRISDDGELEGVDVTEE; encoded by the coding sequence ATGCACGATTCCCTCAACATCGAATGCCCGCACTGCGGCGAGACGTTCTCGCTCGCGCTGGACACCAGCGAGGGTAGTGCGGAATTTACGGTGGACTGCGAGGTCTGCTGCCGACCGATGACGGTCAGCGTGCGCATCAGCGACGACGGCGAGCTCGAGGGTGTGGACGTGACGGAGGAGTGA
- a CDS encoding phthiotriol/phenolphthiotriol dimycocerosates methyltransferase, producing the protein MAFIDPLFSVGFLRKTIWKLWYPFLTRRLRGEEVLFLNYAFEAEPPVGLPLDTADEPNRACIQLYHHVATQTELRGKHVLEVSCGHGGGASWLTRTLQPVRYTGLDLNPTGIKFCWQRHPVAGLEFVQGDAENLPFPSASFDAVINVEASHCYPDFPRFLGEVARVLKPGGHFLYADFRFGEGLADWEQALAAAPLKLRHSRTINAEVLRGMDRNSERSQKLLVRHLPVFMQSLGRDFAGIRGSRIYNALKEDRLSYRSYCFQKM; encoded by the coding sequence ATGGCTTTCATCGACCCGCTTTTCTCGGTAGGGTTTTTGCGGAAGACGATCTGGAAGCTGTGGTATCCGTTCCTCACACGCCGGCTGCGCGGCGAGGAGGTGCTGTTCCTCAATTACGCATTCGAGGCCGAGCCGCCCGTCGGGTTGCCGCTCGATACCGCTGACGAACCAAACCGCGCCTGCATCCAACTCTACCATCACGTTGCCACGCAAACCGAACTGCGCGGCAAACATGTCTTGGAAGTGAGCTGCGGCCACGGCGGCGGCGCGTCGTGGCTCACACGCACGCTGCAGCCGGTTCGTTACACCGGCCTCGATCTGAATCCCACGGGCATCAAGTTCTGCTGGCAGCGCCATCCGGTCGCCGGACTGGAATTCGTGCAAGGCGACGCCGAGAACCTGCCCTTCCCGTCGGCGAGCTTCGACGCCGTCATCAATGTCGAGGCCTCGCACTGTTATCCTGATTTCCCGCGCTTCCTCGGCGAGGTCGCCCGGGTGCTGAAACCCGGCGGTCATTTCCTCTACGCCGACTTCCGCTTTGGCGAAGGGCTCGCCGACTGGGAACAGGCGCTCGCCGCCGCGCCGCTCAAGCTACGGCACTCGCGCACCATCAACGCCGAAGTGCTGCGGGGCATGGATCGCAACTCCGAGCGCTCCCAGAAGCTGCTCGTGCGTCACCTGCCGGTGTTCATGCAGTCGCTCGGCCGCGACTTCGCCGGTATCCGGGGCTCGCGCATCTACAATGCACTGAAGGAGGACCGTCTGTCCTATCGCTCCTATTGTTTTCAGAAAATGTAG